The DNA window GAGCTGGGTGTGCACGTAGGCGATCGCGGCGTCGCGCGGGGTGGCGGAGTCGCTGACCCCGGCCTTCAGCTGCTCGATGTAGTCCGTGGTCTCGTGGATCGCGTACTCGACCAGGAGGCTCTCGCGGTCGGGGAAGTGGTTGTACATCGCCGTCCGTCCCACCCCCGCCGCCGCGGCGATCCGTGAGAAGGTGACCGACTCGAACTCCTGGGTCTCCAGGATCTCGGCGAGCGCGGCGAAGATCTTCTCGCGCGTGCGCTCCCGATGCTCCTCGAGGGATCCTCCGATGATCTTGGGCATGGCCGCATTCTTACACTTCCGCGAAGACCGACATAACCCTGGTGCCGGGGAGGCAGGGAGGGCCCTCGCGCCGCCGGGAATGCAGAACGCCGGCCCCTGATCAGGGACCGGCGTCTCGGAGAGCGGGTGACGGGAATCGAACCCGCGCTATCAGCTTGGGAAGCTGAAGTTCTACCATTGAACTACACCCGCGAAGGCGGCTCATCCGGCTCCGGATCCCGGGGGATCGGTGCCGCTCGAGCAACGCGGAACAGCATACCCCGAGACGGCGGTGCTGTGCGAA is part of the Brachybacterium ginsengisoli genome and encodes:
- a CDS encoding TetR/AcrR family transcriptional regulator is translated as MPKIIGGSLEEHRERTREKIFAALAEILETQEFESVTFSRIAAAAGVGRTAMYNHFPDRESLLVEYAIHETTDYIEQLKAGVSDSATPRDAAIAYVHTQLDLNVSFHVPQTSGGATLSPETAARMREHVVLIEDVLRTIVRDGVADGDFAPDLDIDSTVRIINGLLVGSSAKRYSRTALEAFVLRGLGAAD